A genomic region of Papaver somniferum cultivar HN1 chromosome 7, ASM357369v1, whole genome shotgun sequence contains the following coding sequences:
- the LOC113296195 gene encoding uncharacterized protein LOC113296195 encodes MEKSFFSEDEVYKVIQHFGSNKSPGPDGFSMEFYKFCRHIIKADFMRLMEEFFRLKTVMHKLVSDFQGAFIKGKQILDGVLIAGECVDSRLKDKKPGILCKIDMEKAFDNILSKLVDDVVLRKQIYGFQVVEGGTMISHLQFAYDALLFVDANADEVKRLLLILTTFELLTCMKLNLEKSTMICVGADEVIQDLALELGCIVEKFPFKYLGLPIGATARSTAVWDEVVARMDVKLETWKKKFLSREGRLVLIMSCLASFPVYFLTLVPMPVSVEKKLNKLMRNFLWNSS; translated from the exons ATGGAGAAGTCTTTTTTTTCTGAAGATGAGGTGTATAAGGTGATCCAGCATTTTGGTTCAAACAAGTCACCAGGTCCTGATGGTTTTTCTATGGAATTCTATAAATTTTGCAGGCACATTATCAAGGCTGATTTCATGAGGTTAATGGAGGAATTTTTTAG ATTGAAGACAGTTATGCATAAATTGGTTTCAGACTTTCAAGGAGCATTTATAAAAGGGAAACAAATTTTAGATGGTGTTTTGATTGCAGGTGAGTGTGTGGATAGTAGGTTGAAGGACAAAAAGCCTGGAATTCTATGTAAAATAGATATGGAAAAGGCTTTTGATAAT ATTTTATCAAAATTGGTGGATGATGTTGTTTTGAGGAAGCAAATTTATGGATTTCAGGTGGTGGAGGGAGGCACAATGATTTCACATTTGCAGTTTGCATATGATGCCTTGTTATTTGTGGATGCTAATGCAGATGAGGTGAAAAGATTACTGCTTATTCTTACAACTTTTGAGCTTTTGACATGTATGAAATTAAACTTGGAGAAGAGCACAATGATTTGTGTTGGTGCTGATGAAGTTATTCAAGATCTTGCTTTGGAATTGGGGTGCATAGTTGAAAAGTTTCCTTTTAAATATTTGGGTTTGCCTATTGGAGCTACTGCGAGAAGTACTGCTGTTTGGGATGAGGTGGTGGCTAGGATGGATGTTAAATTAGAaacatggaagaagaaatttctTTCAAGAGAAGGAAGGTTAGTCCTTATTATGAGTTGCTTAGCAAGTTTTCCAGTGTACTTTCTTACTCTTGTCCCTATGCCTGTTAGTGTGGAGAAAAAGCTAAACAAATTGATGAGAAACTTTTTATGGAATTCTTCATAA
- the LOC113296196 gene encoding uncharacterized protein LOC113296196, with amino-acid sequence MEVCLPTDDETAQGRSNWKGVLKSYVFLDEHVQFKLNNGKSIRFWLDNWTQNGTLKSRFPAIYKACGIKKASIFDMIVESRLQCQTRRNLYLNEQLEWDMLCNQLGPFHGLNEEEDEVDIMGGFNVKKCYETLLQDGTNYDFNKFLWKKGIPPRGSFMIWAHFHNSLPTVTMLNHRGVHIQSVQCLFCNSEEETTNHIFVGFSFAFEVWSYFIKAFKVSWVAARTVATNFEAWRVSPLHGKSRKVRDKLIYAVLWHLWTERNNRNFGGRAMVAEEVIMLIKQTLVLWFYGSEVFKDYTVN; translated from the coding sequence ATGGAGGTTTGCTTACCTACAGATGATGAAACTGCACAAGGAAGAAGTAACTGGAAAGGTGTTTTGAAGTCTtatgtgtttcttgatgaacatGTTCAGTTTAAACTGAATAATGGGAAATCTATTAGGTTTTGGCTTGATAATTGGACACAAAATGGCACACTGAAATCCAGGTTTCCAGCTATCTACAAAGCTTGCGGTATTAAGAAGGCTTCTATTTTTGATATGATTGTGGAAAGTAGGTTACAATGCCAGACAAGAAGGAATTTGTACCTTAAtgaacaacttgaatgggacATGTTGTGCAATCAGTTGGGTCCTTTTCATGGTCTtaatgaagaagaggatgaagtgGATATAATGGGAGGTTTTAATGTCAAGAAATGCTATGAAACTTTGTTACAAGATGGTACAAATTATGATTTTAacaaatttttgtggaagaaaggAATCCCTCCTAGGGGAAGTTTCATGATTTGGGCTCATTTTCATAACTCATTGCCTACAGTTACAATGCTTAACCATAGAGGGGTACATATTCAGAGTGTGCAATGTCTCTTTTGCAACTCTGAGGAGGAAACAACAAATCATATCTTTGTAGGATTCTCTTTTGCTTTTGAAGTTTGGTCTTATTTTATCAAGGCTTTTAAGGTTTCTTGGGTTGCTGCAAGAACTGTCGCTACTAATTTTGAAGCTTGGCGAGTGAGTCCTTTACATGGTAAGAGTAGGAAGGTGAGGGATAAGTTGATTTATGCAGTTCTGTGGCATTTGTGGACGGAGAGGAACAATAGGAACTTTGGAGGACGAGCAATGGTCGCGGAGGAGGTCATTATGTTGATTAAACAGACTCTAGTACTTTGGTTTTATGGGAGCGAAGTCTTTAAGGATTATACTGTTAATTAA